GCGGCCGCCGGGGGGCGCCCTTTGCATGTCCTGGGTGGTGTAATGGCTCCGCGGGGCTCTGTTGGCAGGGATGGGCCACGCCCGGCCGGCGGGTGATTACACTGGGGCGAGACTTCGGCCCAGGCCGCTACTCCGGGCGCTGGACAGTGTCCACTTTGGTCGCTGGTGGGGTCGTTGGGCGCTGTTGCAGAGACCGAGCGGGCAGAGGGAGTCTCCACACCTGGCTTGGTTGCTCATTACACCACCGAAGGAACATGCAAAAGGCGTTGAAGCTGCGACGCCAGGCTGCCCCACCCCATCTCAGGGCTGCTGTTTGGAGGCCACATCCCAGAGGGACCTCGCGCATACTGAGGACCTCTTGTCAGCTGTCCCCGCAGCCCGAGCCCTCCCTGTGCACGCTGTCAGTGTTTTACTGCTGAACCAGCTTGAAGCCTCAGCTCTCACCCCTTGTCCCCGGCACTAGGGATGATAATCAATTTTATGAGCTAGGTGTGCCAGGAACTTCTGAGAGTTTCGTTCATTCCTCACTTTAGTGCTGGGCTTCTGcagcctgggctggggggggggggggcgtcgtCCTCACATCCTCCCGGTTCATCTTGACCCACTACAATCAATCCGTTCCCTCACAGCCACATAGGATGATGCTAATTCCCTCACTTAAACCCTCTCCCAGGCTCCCTACCGCTGCAGGAGAAAGTCCATTTTCTTCAAGGCCAGGGCTTGGTGATCTGCCCCCACTGATCTCTCCAGCTCCGCCCCTGTACTGACAGGACAGTCACTGAGCCTGCTCTTTGCCCCACTCTGTTCCCAGCCCACCTCTTGCTCATCTTCCAAGTCCACCTTGGACTTCACTTCCTCCTTCATAACACTGGCCCCACCCCAAAGAGGACGGTGGGTGCAGGGCAGCCCCAGGCCTCTGCATGCCCCATCCCGGTGAGGGCAGCATTGTTAACAGCCCCGTCACTGGCTTCCCTGCTCACTCGGGCTCTCATGTTACCTTGTTTTGTATTCTTGGGGGCACTTGTCTCTCTACTAAGATGCTGTGTTTGCTTGTTGGTTgaccccctcccgccccactcCCCAAAGCCACCTTGAAAAGGCCTTGAGATATCCATCGCGAATCCCTAGAGGCTACAACGGTGCACAGAACACAGCACCCAGGAAACACGTGCTGAGCCGGTCAGTGGCAAACCACCCTGCCAGCCAAAGACGGTCAATCATctgacagataagaaaactgaggctggaTGAGGCTCAGTCTCGAAGGCTGGAAAGTGGCGGTGCAGGAGAGGGCCTAGGCCAGTCTGACTGCAGCCCAAAGCCTGCTGGCCACGCAGAGGgcggtccctggaccagcaggtCAGTCTCACCAGGAGCTTCCCAGACACGCAGAATCTCAGCCCCACCCACAGCTCCTGAATCAGAATCGGCATTTTTACAAGATCCCGGGCGACGTGAAGCACATTCGCGTTTGATGAGCTTTGCCCGTCTCACGGAAGGACAgtccccagggcaggggaggtCCTCCAaccctgcttcccaccccccaacccccgccccccaaggcCCATGGGAGCCGCCTGAGGTGGAAAGGCCCCCCGCAGGCCGGGCGGCGATGTGGGGGATGGGCCCGGGTGCAGAAGCCCCGCCCCACCCACCTTccgtctctgctcctcctcctcctgcatcTTCAGCTGCAGCTTGCGCACCATCACCTGGCGCTTCCACTCGGGGATGGGCCGGCCCTGCTCATCGTGCGTGGGGATGAGCGCCTCCACATCGAGCTGCACGCCTGGCGCCGGGGTGGCGGGCGGCGCCGGCGCCACGCTGCCGTTGAGCAGCGGCTGGGGCCCCACGGCCGGCGGGGTGGGGCTGCGGGCCCGCGACGGCGCGGGCGACGCCTGCGGCAGCGGCGCTTCGGGCTGCGGGGAGAAGCGGCGAGGCTGAGTGACCGGCCGgcacgggggaggggggccggggcggggtaCCCGTCGAGCCGCCTACCTGGGAGATCGGCTGCCCGCTGCCCGAGAACACCGTGGTCAGCCCCTTGCTCTGCGGCGTCGGCTTCAGACTCTTGCCGGCCTTGATCTCCGCCAGTAGCTCCGAGTTGTCACCCGTCGGGGACATCATGTTGAAAGACTTGGTGCCTGCacggaggcaggagaggaggtgctggccaagcgggggtggggggggtgcgaGGTCTGCATCCCCGCCGCCCCTagcctgcccctctgcctccctctccccaagtCGGGAAGGGCCGGGCCCCAGATGACAGCTCTCCAGATCCCAGGCCCTGGGGGCGGCTCTTGGGTACCCCAGAGGcgggctccccgctgacagctcACAGAGCCCCACCATCTTCCCCGCCCTACTCACGGGGCATGGGGGCCCTGCCTGGAGGCCCCTGGGAGTTCATGCTGGCTCTTGGGCCGGCCCTGGGGACTCCGGCGAATGTCTCCACCCAGGACACTGACTGACCAGCTCTAAGACACTACCTGTCTAAGGCCAGCCACCCGACCTTTGTCCTGGGTTCCCTGGCTCTGCCAGCCAGGGTGGAGTCTCCCTCCAGCCCTCTCTGCATCAGCAAAGCTCAGTGACCCTTGGACTGAGTTGCCTGGGGCCTCCGTGGCTATATGGGCTCAGGACCCTGGATACCACAACCAAGCcagtcccctccccacctcccacacagacagacagacagacagacatggacACAGACACACTGGTTGCAAGCCCGTCGTGTAGCAAAGCGCTGCTCAGCCCTGGGGGACCTAGGAAAGCGGAGCCTTTACTAAGGATACGGGGTAAAGTCACCCAGGAAGAAGGGCCAGGTGAAAAGCATGCAAATAGGCAGGTGCACAGAGTTTGCATTTTCTGACAAGGCTCGCGGAGGCGGCTGGGGTTTGGGAAGGGCTGTCTTTAGAGAcccagggaggggtgagggctGTGTGAGGGGAACAAAACAGGCCAACAGCTCTTGGGTTCCCCAGGTTGGGGATCCCTGAGCGAGCGGCAGGAGGGGTAAAAGGGAAAGCTGCCAGGCAGGCACTGGCAACAGGCTCATTTATTTGGGCAAAACTGAAAGCCATGGGTAGaatttgtgggtgtgtgtgtgggtgtggtggAGGTAGGAAGGTAGCTGTGGGGCCAGTGGCCCCACCTGTAGTGTGGAGGACCCCTGGCCTGCcggcccctggccctgccccctcctttttttttttttttttttaaagccccagGTCCTTGGCCTTGCTTCCCCTGAGCGTGCCTTGTTCCCCGCCCCGCACCTCAGCCAGGAGCCCCGCACGCACGCAGCTACTCACTCTTCCTGTGTCTCAGGACTCTCACTTCTAGGGATTGAGAGGAGAGAAGTGACAGCAAAGTTAGGACAAGGAGGAGGCCGGGGTGAGGCTAggacagtggggggggggtgtggatagagaagggagggcaggaagaggggagggagacacgcagaggaggggagacaggagaggaggaATTTTCCAGCTCATCTGACCCTGGCTCAGGCTGCTCTGGGGCTCCACAAGGGTGGTCCACCCAGTTCCGGGCTTTACTGCTGTCCCTGAGGACTGGGCAGGGCTGCCACTGGCCCTGGTTCCCCCAGCAAGGGCCTCAAACTTGGCATTGGGTTGGGATAGGGCACCCAGCCCAGGCTCTGCTGAGAAGGGGTTTCTGGAGAAGCCCAAAgtctatttttcttccattcctagCATCAGCCTTGCTCCAGAAGGAAAAAGCTAACCCCAGAGCTAGGGCCCTTTCTGGAGGCTCAGCTGGTGGTGGACAGGCTACGATGGGCCCTGGTCAGCAGGGGCTGAGGCTCCATAGGGATCTGAAGGGAGCCCAGGCTGGCCGTACCCTGGACCCGGTTATACCCTTGCACGCCTAGTGAGGGACATGAAGCTTTGGATGTCACTAAACATGGTCCCTGCACTGAGTGGCTGGGTGAAGAaggtgtgcgcacgcgcgcgcgcgcacacacacacacacacacacacacacgaggcaCCACCTCCTGGGCCTTGCAGGAGCCCTGGCATGCAAGAGACTGCCCCACCTCACAGAAGAGAAGCCAGGAATCTTGTTCACCAGCCTAGACCTTAAAAGGATGCCCATGGGGGTCATcaggagggaaagggcagagcATGATGGGTCACTGGCCTCCTCCCCATAGCCGGGTCGTAGCTGGCCTGGGGCCTCTGGGGTATCTGGCCAGGAAGAGCCCTTGAAGCATCTGAGAAAAGCTAGCTAGCTTGGAGGAACAAGAGATAGGGGTGAGGAGCAGAAGAGAAGCTCAGGATAGAGAAGGGGCAGGACGAAGGTTGGCCCTGCCTCTTTGAATCCAGTTCTACTTGGAGCTGCCCAGTTAGCACCAGCCCATTAGAAACACCAGCCGCCAGAGCTGGGAGGCCTTCCCTGCTGCATGGGCCCAGAGAGGTCACTGAGGTGCGCTGAGATCACACTGAGGCAACCCAGAGCCTCCGCTTAGGGTTAGGTCCTCACTGGGGTAGGGGCTTGCCGCAGGAAGAACGAGTCGGAAAAGAGGGAGCACCAGGGCGGCAGCAGCAGCTGGGGAACGAGCGATGTCTAGGCTTCCCTCCCCTTCAGGGCTggcaccgccccccacccctcaaccCGCCCCTACTCACTGCCAGTGGACGAGGAGGAGCGACGCTGCCCGCAGCCAGGGCCAGCGCCCTCGAAGGGCAGAGGTGGAGCCGGCGGCGGCGAGCTATGGGCCTCCGgcaggggcggcggcggcggcggcgggggcggcgggggcagcTCCCTGGACGCCTTGGGGTCCGCGGCGCAGCCGTTATGCACGTGGTTCCCGGGGAGCAGCGCCGCCTGCGGGGGAGCGGAGGGGCTGGCGAGTGAGAAGCGGGCGGCCGGGCCGGGTCCCGGGCGGCCGGCGGGCGCGGGCTGGCAGGCACGCACCTCCTCGCTGTGCGCCATGCCCAGGCGTGTGGCCAGCGGCTCCCCGGGACAGCGGCCCAGCTGGCGGTAGTAGTCCCCCGTGCTGGGCTGCTTGCTGAAAGCGCGGGGCTTGCGGCTGGAGTCCTGCCTCCGCAGCCCGTTGTGGCCGTCGCGGGAGCTCAGCTGCGGGAAGACAGCGGCGGAGGGGCTTCAGGCGCTGGTCCCCGGGGCCTcccacgccccgccccccccagctcTTCACTTTCCCGGGGCTCATGGCCAGCGGCCGTCGAGGGGTGCAGGCAGCCGGGTTCCCAGGCCCTCCGGTCCTCCGAGCGGGGATGGGGCGAGGGTCCCGGGGAAGGGCAGGCTcggtcgcccccccccccccagggagggGTTCTGGGCGCAGGCCAAGGGCCACAAGGGCCCCCACTGAGGCTAGAAGGGGCGGGACCAGGGGCGGGTTGACCCAGCCCTGTCGCCAGGGGGAGCCGGAGAAGGGGCAGCTCGCAGTTTTAAGCCAGCGCGAAGGCCTCTGCCTCACCCCACGCCTGGCTACCCGGCCGTCCCGCGCGTCCCCAAGGCTCTGCCGAACCCTCTCTTTCAGGGACCCCGACCCCGAGGGAGCCCTCTCAGAGCCCTTGTCCTGTTAGGCTCCTGGTTGCCCAAGGCTCTAAGCCGCGCGGTCCCGGGGCTGCTCCTACCTGCGCCAGTGCCGGTGGCCCCCGCTGTGCACCTGGCGGCGGGGGCGGCATGGACCCGACACCTGCGCCACCTGATCCTTCCTCTCGGGTTACAGCCCAGCCCTTGCCCGCCCGCGCCCAAGAGCGCCTATGAGCTCTGTCGCTCTGACATCACCCAGGGCCAGCCAATCCCGCGCCGACCCACTCCCAGCAAGGGGGGATGCCACGGGGGCTCCACCTGCGTCGCCACGACCGGCCGCAGCGCCTCGCCTGCCCCGTAAGCCAGATGTGGCCCCGCCCCTGCTCCGCTCTCCCTCCGCTAGGTGTCGAGCACCCCAGCCCTCACCCCCCTCCTCCAACTTGTCCCCTCCATACCCCGTGGACGGAGTGCAGGAGCCACCCGATCAGTGGAGCCCCGGGTGTTTGGTACCCCCGGGTTCCGGGTCACGCCCCCGCCCTTCCCCTCCCGCATCTGGAAACCATCGACATCCGCGTAAGCGACACCGACACCCGCGCCTAAGCCTCGGGTTTCAGGGGCGGCAAGGCGGGCTCGGATGACAGCGCGGTGGCCCGCCCCATCGCAGCTGCCCCCTGCTAAGCCTAGCCCAGGGAAAAGGACATGGGGCGGCGGGGCCAAAGGCCGAGTCCCTGTGCGGGGGCTGTCCCctgatccaccccccccccccccccccccccccccccgcccgtgcGTCCCCGCGGTGGCCCCGGACCTCCAAGCCCCACCCGAACCGGCTCTCGTTGCAGGAAACCCGACACCACAGGATTTGTTTTCTGGGCCAGCCCGCCCCTCGGCGCCCCCTGCAGCCCCAAGGCGCGGATGCCGCGACCCTGCTCCCGCTGCGGTCAAGCAACGGCCAGGCCCAGGGGGCGGAGGCGGGGGCGCCAGGCGCAGTGGGCACACAAAGGGCCCTTTGTGGAGCTGCCTGTCGCCTGCGGCCCTGCACGCACACAGCGGGTAGGGGCACGGGACCTCAAGATCCTGGGGCTCAGGGGAGTGGAGGGGGCACAGGCTGTGCTTTGGCCAGAGCCCACACGGCCGGCCAGGAAAGTCCGCCCGCCCTTGGCCCTCTGCAGTCCTCTCCTGGGCCCTCTCCACCTCACAGAGATGAAAGGGGAACCCGACTGACAGCCTGGCCGCAGATGGCATGAGGGGAGGGTGGAGTCGCTGTGGAaattgcccctcccctcccccacccagtggCCTTGTGACCTGGGACACCTGTGGGCAAATTGGTTACTCAGCTTGGCTCTGGAGTGGTTTGCCTTGGGCTTGAGGGAGAACTACAGGTCAGGGCTCCCACAGGACCCTCCAGAGCCTAGACCCCATACTCAGCCACCTGTGGTCTCAGGCTGCCCGCCATGTCCCAGACCAGTGGGCTCTGACCTGTTGGCCAGCACCCCGGGGGCCCCCTGGGGTGGCTCCCCGACTAGCATTCTCAGCCACTGAGACTAGccctctggctccagagcctcaGCCAGGACCCCAGAGGCCCTGACATCCTGGGCACCTCACACTCAATGTGCCCACACTGgacacagcccccctccccacaggctGGCTTCTCCCCCACACCTCGCATCTCAGGACTGGCCCTTCCATCAGCCTGGGCACTCAAGCCTCAGACTGGGTAGCCAACCTCAGCTTTaccctccctcagcccccactGAGTGCTgagtccctctctcccttcctccaccctcctcctggccctcaccttccctgccccctcatCTCCCACCTGGAAGACAGCCCCTTGGGAGCCATTCCCCACCTGAGCCTGGGGCTCTGGGCGCAGGTAGGTCTGCGGAGGGGGCAGTCTCTGCCAATTCCGTGACCGCCCCACCACGCTGTGCGAGAGGTCGGGGAGGACCCAGCTCCCTGAGAGGCCCGGCTGTCTGATTATATGTTCCTTCACCCATCACCAGTTCCCGAGAGGGTAGTGCCTTCGTCTGACTCATCTCcctgtccccagtgcccagccctgAGTCCCCCACGGGGCTAGCCACGAGTTTATACTCTTGAATAGGCCACTggcccgggccccccccccccccccccccccccccccccgccctgtgtCCAGGACCCAGGCAGTCTCTTGGCCTCAGCCCAGCGCTGGGAGGCAGGCAGCTGGGAGAAGGTTCACTACCTCCTTCTTGAAGGCCTCCTTCTCCACATGGCGGAGTTTGCTCTTGGTCTGCACGTAGATGTCCGCGGCATGTGGCTCCACAGGGGGCTTGGGAGCCGGAtagcctggtgggggtgggggcagttgggtgcttgggggtgggggcggcggagGGAagctgggtggtggtggtggtgtggttCTCCCCATCTTGCCCTGGGGTCGGCCCAGCTCGGGGCTCAGCATGTCCATGTAGCTTTGTATGTCTGCAGCTCTGGAGCTGGcaaggcctggggagggagggaaggcgggGTGTGGGAGTTTGCAGAGTCCCTAAGACTGAGACCCCCTTCCACCCAGAAGCAACGCGCCAAGGGGTGAGGTGGGCTTAGGGATACGGCTTCTACGGCTCACTGGGAGCCCCAGCAGCGAGGGCCCAACCGGAGGGTGAAGGCGTAGCTCCTGAGCTCAGACCTGACAGGGCTGGGCGGCAGGAGTCCGCATGGCCATGCCCCAAACTGCCGGGGCACCCCACCATCTCTGCGGCCACCACCTGGCAGCAGGAAGCAGGTATCACAGGTGGATGGCCACCTAGGCTCAGCGTGTGGTCAGCGCGTGAATGCTCGCGTGCCCGCCTCTGCCTAACATTTGCGCGTTGGTGTATGCAGGTGTGCAAGCATCTGcgcatttctttgtatttacaaATGTGTTTGCATCGGTCTGTGGACGTGGGGTGTGCGTGTGTTAACGTGCACACGTGCCTGGATATGGGGACGGAAGCTTGTGTGTCTGTGCTGTAGTGCAGGTGCGTGCGTGCATCTGCACGGTGTGTGTGCGCGTCCCTGTGTGCTGTGCAGACACGTGGGCCCTCTTGAGGGCGCACAGGTGTGTGTCACGTCTGGGGAACATCTGTGTGTGTGAGCGAGTGAGTCATCTGCAGGGGGCTCGTGGGGTTTGTCCCAGGGAGAGTACGTGTGGGTGCACAGGTGTGCTTGCGAGCAGCACATACCAGGACAAGTGTCACCGGCCTCTCACCGGGACCAGCAGCCCTTCCTGGTGACCTGGGCAGCCTCCGGCGTCAGCTGTGGGCAGAGTGGGCCTGGGGCTGGCCCTCAGGGCCCGGTGGTCTGTCCCGGTCtgcgccccctcctccctcctcccggcCTGGCCCGCTCACCACGTGGGGGGCGCCGGCCCTTGATGCTGGAGTGGCTGGAGGAGCAGGAGTCGTAGTTGGAGAGGGTGCTGGTGGGTGAGCTGAGGTCAAAGTTCAGCGGCTGGACCGACACGGTGGTATCGGGTGAAGACATGCCCGAGTCGGGCTGTTTGGTCTCCAGCTCGGCAGACGGATCCCGGGACAGCACGCGGTGCTCCACACTCTGAACAGGAGGGAAGGCAATGAGGTCGACAATGAAGACCGGTGCGCTCGGGCCAGGGTCCTGCTCCGGCAtgtccttgctgtgtgacccggGCCGAGCCGCTTCCCTTTCTGGGCTCCCACCCCATAATGAGAATGTCTGTTGGGTTCTTCCCAGGCTAAGATTCAAGCCCGGCCCCCTCGCAGCAGGACCCGGGGTTCCTGGGAaactcccaccccagcccctctttGCTCAAGGGGGTGGAGAGATGGCCGGAAGAGGGGGCCCTGGTCTGGACCCCAAGGGCAAGACTGCCATGGCACCAGCCAGAGGGGTGGGCTCCAGTGTATCTGCGGGGAGGGGCTCAGGAGCTGCAGCTGATGGGAACACCTGGGGCAGGTGGGgtaggggaggcgggtggggccCCACAACTTGCAGGGAAGACTGATTCCCCATTACCCGGCCAGCAGCcctggtctctccctgccctacTGGGGCAAATCCCAACACCAGCCCAGCCTGTCTCCTGATGGGGCCCTTGGAGaaagggcagggcctggggtggcCCGGCTGAGTCTGGAGGGCAGCCGGGCTCAGGCCACAGGCATGCTGTCCCCACCACTGTCTATGCCCCGCCCATGGGTCTGACCCTCCCATGGGACGGGagcgggctggggtgggggctcgCTTACATTGCCCATGCTGGCCTTGCTGCTGGCAAGCCCGCTGGCTGGCTCCGTCTGCTGCCTCCTGCCCAGgcctgctcctccctgccccgcgccccctcccctgcctgagaAGTGTCACAGGCCCCCTGGGAGCGGGAGGCAAGCCTCGCACCAGGTAACAGCTCAGCAGCCCTGCTCATTGGCCCTGTAATTAGGGGCTCTGTGGGAGTGTTTGCCTTTTCTGGGCCAGCATTCTGCATGGCTTGGATCTGTCTCTGCTACAGCTGGGCCTGTCTGGGTGAGGGGGCCGAGGGGCCCACAGCCCACCCAGTTGAGCGGGGCCGGGTCGGGCCCTGCTGCCTCTTCCATGAGCCAAGGGGAAGCACAGGGGCTGGGCTTCTGGTAGGGGGCAGATGAAAATGCTCTTTTCTTGGCCGTCAGCAGTGGGCAATGGGGGTGCACAGTCCTGACCCCACGGATAGGAGAGGTTAAGGGCCCAGGCTCTGCAGCCCGGAACACTGGCTTCAAATTTCACCTCTCCCACCTACTAGCCAAGTGACTTCGGGCAAGTCACTTATCCTTCCTGTCGGTGGGGATAACAGTATCTCCTGCCCCATTAAGGTATGAGGAAGATTTTAACAGTTAGTGAAGGGCCAGGGTATGGTAGCCAGTACATGCTACACAATGTCAGCTGTTAGTATTAATTTACTGTGGAGGCTGAGATTACGCTAGAAAGCGCTGGCAGGCTGCGTGCCAGAGTGAGGATTCAAGGGATGgtgtttattgcttatttattgcTTACTTAGAGACAGAAGGGCTGGGGCTTTGTGCCTCCTGCCATCCCACCCTCCAAACAGAATCGTACCCTCTCTCCGTGGGAAAGAGCCACCTGTGGTGCAGAAATGCCCCTCACAACATCCACCCCTGTTTGTATACCCTGGTGACAGGGTGCTCACTGTCTCTTGGACCGTTACTCTCTCTGGGCGGCCCTTTTGGGGGGACATTCTTCCTTGGGTCCAGCTGCAGTTTCCGACCACTGGGCCTAGCTGTGCTCTGGAGGGTGCCCCTGTGTGCTTGCAGACAGGGCAGACGGTGCTGTGGGCAAAAGGCCATCCCACCTTCTCCCCTCCAGACCTCATTTCCTAGTCCCTCTTCTGGCCAGGCTGCCCCCTGGAGCTGAAAGGCACCTGGGAGGCCCaccctctgtcttccctcctgtCCCAAAGGCATTACACCAGATGAGGCAGTGCCCTGAACTTGGAACCAACCGCACCTGAGCTCAAGTCCCAGTAGGTTACTTCCCAGCTGCGCaaccataataaaataatttaaacagagTAACAGAAGTTTCGTTATGAAGCAGCCATGAAGTGAGCAAACATACACTGTCACGGTCAAGAGCAGTGGCTCCAGGCCATGCCTCTCAGACTCCACCACttaacagctgtgtgaccttgggtgagatGGGGACATTAACACCACCCACCTTAGAGGTGGTGGAGAGTTAAATGAGCTACTACTTGTGGGCTGTGGGCAGGTGAATGGACTTGACCATTCCCATTGGTATGTAAGTGTCTTGCGATTTCTCTAAACCTTCCTTCTTACCAGGAGGACGCTGGTCCTCTTCCCCTTGACCCTTTTccttcaccccctccctcctcaatGGTCAGTGGCTCTGGGCTGGGAAGGGTAATGGTCTAGGACACTTCCTCATTGTGTGACCTCGGACAAGGGACAAGGGGCTTCATGTCTGCGAACCTCAGCTTCCTCCACGGTAAAGGGGTAACAACACCTAcctctgggggcagggagaggcggggtgggggacGAGATTAAGCAGGGGGCAGCGCCAAGGTCGTACCAGGTTCTCCACGGTGCGCAGGTAGCGGGTGCAGTGGCTGTGGCCATTATAGTCCGAGAGGTCGGCCGCCGTGTATCCGTCACGGTCGCGGACGTCCAGCTCCGCGCCGTTCACTACCAGGATCTGGCAGCACTGCGGGGGTCGAGTACTGAGGACCCCGGTCGCCAGCCcggaccccccgccccccctcaccGCCCGGCGCCGGGGCAGGGTTGCGCTGAGAGCTCGGCGCCAGCAGAGGGCGCCCGTCCCACCCCCGTCcgctccggccccgcccccacctccagctccccGTTTTCAGCGGCGTCGTGCAGAGGGGTCCCGCCCCACAGGTCGGCCGTGATCTCGCCGCCGTGCAGCAGGAGCCAGCTGAGCACTTTGGCGTGGCCGCGGCTGGCCGCGAAGTGCATGGCCGTGGCGCCGTCATTGTCCTGCTCCGAGAGGCTCACGTCGGTGCAGCTCACCTGGGCGGGAGGCGGCGGGGGAAAGACGGGCGGGGGCTGGGCGCCGGGCccctccaggccccgcccccgtcGGTGCCGGCGGCTGGGCGTGCAGACCCCGCCCttccccgggccccgccccgccccgccccggagCTCACCAGCCACACGATGACCGGGCAGTGGCCCATCTGCGCCGCGGCATGCAGCGGGGTCATGCCGTCTTGGGCTCTCACGTGCGGGTCCGCGCCGCACTCCTGCACCAGGTACTGCGTCACCTCCAGGTGGCCCTCCTGGCACGCCAGGTACAGGGGCGTGGCACCGTTCTTGGTTTGCGCATTCACTCCCCTGCGGAGACACAGCACCCACCTCGGGCTCTCAGCGCCCACCTGCCTCCAGAGCTTCTTAACGTCCCTCGCGCTCTTTTGGGGAGCTCTGGAGGGCCGGGGGCGTGGGTTGGAGAAGGTTTAGTTACCGGGTCGTGCTATACCTGACTCCCTCTGGACTCTCGGTCCTGTGCCAGCCTCCCTCAGGGTGGCCCCTCTGGCCTGGccactcccctccagcagcctccCTGCTTCCGTGTACATCTGACCGAGTTAGTCCCTGTCCTCAGTAAATAGCTCAACCTCTTCACCAAGGTCTACAAGGATGTGGTGAGCTGGCCTCTTCTTACCTTTTCTGCCACACTGAACCACTGTCACCGTGAGCCCCCAAGTCCCCAAACCTTCTGTCTTATCTTTATGCCTTTGATCAGGTCCCTCTCTATCTGGAATgcacttccttcctcctccctagGACTCAGTCCAGATCCCTCCTCAGTGAGGCCTGCCCTGATTTCCCCAGGCAGAGCCTGACTTTCCTACCTCTGTGCCCTGTACGGTCCTGGGCTCACTCCACGGACTGCCTATCATGCTTGATTGAACGTAACTGATTTTGGCCTCTGCCTCCCCTGGAAGACTTAATTCCCAGAGGGCAAAGTAGTAGGGTTGCCAGGTAAAACACAAGATGCCCTGTTAATTCTGAATTGCGAAACAAGAAATCATCTTCTAGCATAAGTATATCCCAAACAAAGCATGGGGCATACTTATACTAACGCATTATTTGCCATGTATCTAAAGTTAAACTGGATATCCTGTTGTTAATCTGGCAACTGTACAGGAGGCCACCATTCACCAA
Above is a window of Panthera uncia isolate 11264 chromosome C1 unlocalized genomic scaffold, Puncia_PCG_1.0 HiC_scaffold_4, whole genome shotgun sequence DNA encoding:
- the ESPN gene encoding espin isoform X2, encoding MALALALQAARQGELEVLRSLHAAGQLRPSQRDPLDALPVHHAARAGKLHCLRFLVEEAALPATARARNGATPAHDAAATGHLACLQWLLSQGGCGVQDRDNSGATVLHLAARFGHPELVEWLLRHGGGEATATTDTGALAIHYAAAKGDFPSLRLLIGHYPEGVNAQTKNGATPLYLACQEGHLEVTQYLVQECGADPHVRAQDGMTPLHAAAQMGHCPVIVWLVSCTDVSLSEQDNDGATAMHFAASRGHAKVLSWLLLHGGEITADLWGGTPLHDAAENGELECCQILVVNGAELDVRDRDGYTAADLSDYNGHSHCTRYLRTVENLSVEHRVLSRDPSAELETKQPDSGMSSPDTTVSVQPLNFDLSSPTSTLSNYDSCSSSHSSIKGRRPPRGLASSRAADIQSYMDMLSPELGRPQGKMGRTTPPPPPSFPPPPPPPSTQLPPPPPGYPAPKPPVEPHAADIYVQTKSKLRHVEKEAFKKELSSRDGHNGLRRQDSSRKPRAFSKQPSTGDYYRQLGRCPGEPLATRLGMAHSEEAALLPGNHVHNGCAADPKASRELPPPPPPPPPPPLPEAHSSPPPAPPLPFEGAGPGCGQRRSSSSTGKVRVLRHRKSTKSFNMMSPTGDNSELLAEIKAGKSLKPTPQSKGLTTVFSGSGQPISQPEAPLPQASPAPSRARSPTPPAVGPQPLLNGSVAPAPPATPAPGVQLDVEALIPTHDEQGRPIPEWKRQVMVRKLQLKMQEEEEQRRKEEEEEARLASMPAWRRDLLRKKLEEEREQKRKEEERQKQEELQREKEQSEKLRTLGYDESKLAPWQRQIILKKGDIAKY
- the ESPN gene encoding espin isoform X3, with protein sequence MALALALQAARQGELEVLRSLHAAGQLRPSQRDPLDALPVHHAARAGKLHCLRFLVEEAALPATARARNGATPAHDAAATGHLACLQWLLSQGGCGVQDRDNSGATVLHLAARFGHPELVEWLLRHGGGEATATTDTGALAIHYAAAKGDFPSLRLLIGHYPEGVNAQTKNGATPLYLACQEGHLEVTQYLVQECGADPHVRAQDGMTPLHAAAQMGHCPVIVWLVSCTDVSLSEQDNDGATAMHFAASRGHAKVLSWLLLHGGEITADLWGGTPLHDAAENGELECCQILVVNGAELDVRDRDGYTAADLSDYNGHSHCTRYLRTVENLSVEHRVLSRDPSAELETKQPDSGMSSPDTTVSVQPLNFDLSSPTSTLSNYDSCSSSHSSIKGRRPPRGLASSRAADIQSYMDMLSPELGRPQGKMGRTTPPPPPSFPPPPPPPSTQLPPPPPGYPAPKPPVEPHAADIYVQTKSKLRHVEKEAFKKELSSRDGHNGLRRQDSSRKPRAFSKQPSTGDYYRQLGRCPGEPLATRLGMAHSEEAALLPGNHVHNGCAADPKASRELPPPPPPPPPPPLPEAHSSPPPAPPLPFEGAGPGCGQRRSSSSTGSTKSFNMMSPTGDNSELLAEIKAGKSLKPTPQSKGLTTVFSGSGQPISQPEAPLPQASPAPSRARSPTPPAVGPQPLLNGSVAPAPPATPAPGVQLDVEALIPTHDEQGRPIPEWKRQVMVRKLQLKMQEEEEQRRKEEEEEARLASMPAWRRDLLRKKLEEEREQKRKEEERQKQEELQREKEQSEKLRTLGYDESKLAPWQRQIILKKGDIAKY
- the ESPN gene encoding espin isoform X1 — protein: MALALALQAARQGELEVLRSLHAAGQLRPSQRDPLDALPVHHAARAGKLHCLRFLVEEAALPATARARNGATPAHDAAATGHLACLQWLLSQGGCGVQDRDNSGATVLHLAARFGHPELVEWLLRHGGGEATATTDTGALAIHYAAAKGDFPSLRLLIGHYPEGVNAQTKNGATPLYLACQEGHLEVTQYLVQECGADPHVRAQDGMTPLHAAAQMGHCPVIVWLVSCTDVSLSEQDNDGATAMHFAASRGHAKVLSWLLLHGGEITADLWGGTPLHDAAENGELECCQILVVNGAELDVRDRDGYTAADLSDYNGHSHCTRYLRTVENLSVEHRVLSRDPSAELETKQPDSGMSSPDTTVSVQPLNFDLSSPTSTLSNYDSCSSSHSSIKGRRPPRGLASSRAADIQSYMDMLSPELGRPQGKMGRTTPPPPPSFPPPPPPPSTQLPPPPPGYPAPKPPVEPHAADIYVQTKSKLRHVEKEAFKKELSSRDGHNGLRRQDSSRKPRAFSKQPSTGDYYRQLGRCPGEPLATRLGMAHSEEVRACQPAPAGRPGPGPAARFSLASPSAPPQAALLPGNHVHNGCAADPKASRELPPPPPPPPPPPLPEAHSSPPPAPPLPFEGAGPGCGQRRSSSSTGSTKSFNMMSPTGDNSELLAEIKAGKSLKPTPQSKGLTTVFSGSGQPISQPEAPLPQASPAPSRARSPTPPAVGPQPLLNGSVAPAPPATPAPGVQLDVEALIPTHDEQGRPIPEWKRQVMVRKLQLKMQEEEEQRRKEEEEEARLASMPAWRRDLLRKKLEEEREQKRKEEERQKQEELQREKEQSEKLRTLGYDESKLAPWQRQIILKKGDIAKY